From Coffea arabica cultivar ET-39 chromosome 9c, Coffea Arabica ET-39 HiFi, whole genome shotgun sequence, one genomic window encodes:
- the LOC113708441 gene encoding uncharacterized protein produces the protein MSTNQFQQDTKSGLKDMEARISQMATAINRLESHAYGKLPSQFEINPKNVSAMTLRSGKTLEGPKERNSKGKSEEEIEKEIEEEGRIREDPKVIPISPPTTNSNLPPFPCRLEKTKRVKKEKELLDVFRKVEINIPLLDAIKHIPKYAKFLKDLCTHKRKLRGDERVAVGENVSAMLQRKLPPKCGDPGMFTIPCKIGNTPIRKAMLDLGASINVMPKTIFASLNLGPLKETAIIIQLANRTNAYPEGLVEDVLVQVNELVFPADFYILDMGDEKSLNPSPILLGRPFLSTARTKIDVNEGTLSMKIDGETVNFNIFEVMKYPEESNSVFALSVIEPFVQNIFELDGKDALEVALIKHLELGVTPNVDLRGDLLHAAPELELKPFPKHLKYAFLGDRKTLPMIISAHLSPSQEDKLVRILREHKEAIGWSIADIKGISPSLCMHQIRLENDAKPVRQAQRRLNPLMMEVVKKEILKLLEVGIIFAISDSP, from the exons ATGAGCACCAATCAGTTCCAGCAGGACACAAAATCAGGCTTGAAGGATATGGAGGCTCGAATAAGCCAGATGGCAACTGCCATCAATCGCTTGGAATCCCACGCTTATGGAAAGTTACCTTCACAATTCGAAATAAATCCCAAGAATGTAAGTGCCATGACCCTGAGGAGTGGCAAGACACTGGAAGGGCCTAAAGAGAGAAATTCAAAAGGCAAGAGTGAGGAGGAGATAGAGAAGGAAATTGAGGAGGAAGGACGTATTCGTGAGGATCCTAAGGTAATCCCCATCTCTCCACCCACTACTAACTCTAACTTACCCCCTTTTCCTTGCAGGTTGGAAAAGACAAAAAGggtaaagaaggaaaaagagcttTTAGATGTGTTCCGAAAAGTGGAAATTAACATCCCTTTACTGGACGCAATCAAGCACATACCGAAATATGCTAAATTTCTCAAGGATCTATGCACCCATAAGAGGAAACTGAGAGGGGACGAAAGAGTAGCGGTGGGAGAGAATGTGTCAGCAATGCTCCAAAGAAAGCTTCCACCCAAGTGTggagatccaggtatgttcACGATCCCCTGTAAGATAGGGAATACACCGATCAGGAAAGCAATGTTAGATTTAGGGGCGTCAATCAATGTGATGCCAAAGACCATTTTTGCTTCTTTAAATCTTGGGCCACTTAAAGAAACAGCCATCATAATCCAACTAGCCAATCGCACAAATGCATACCCAGAGGGGCTAGTTGAGGATGTCTTGGTTCAAGTAAATGAATTGGTCTTTCCTGCAGATTTTTATATCTTGGACATGGGAGATGAAAAATCATTAAACCCGTCACCTATCTTGTTAGGTAGACCATTTCTTAGCACTGCCAGGACTAAAATAGATGTGAATGAGGGTACTTTGTCAATGAAAATTGATGGTGAAACTgtgaatttcaatatttttgaggTGATGAAATATCCAGAAGAATCTAACTCAGTCTTTGCTTTGAGCGTTATTGAGCCTTTTGTGCAGAACATTTTCGAATTAGATGGCAAAGACGCTTTGGAAGTGGCTCTAATCAAGCATCTGGAGTTGGGTGTAACTCCTAATGTGGACCTAAGGGGAGATTTGCTCCATGCT GCACCGGAGTTGGAACTAAAACCTTTCCCGAAGCATCTAAAGTACGCATTCCTAGGAGATCGGAAGACACTTCCGATGATCATCTCTGCACACCTATCTCCAAGTCAGGAGGACAAACTGGTGCGAATCCTTAGGGAGCATAAGGAAGCAATTGGATGGAGCATAGCCGATATTAAAGGGATTAGCCCGTCCTTGTGTATGCACCAGATAAGACTCGAGAATGATGCAAAGCCGGTGAGGCAAGCACAGCGAAGATTGAACCCTCTGATGATGGAAGTTGTAAAAAAGGAGATACTCAAGCTTCTGGAGGTAGGGATCATTTTCGCTATTTCGGATAGTCCGTGA